In one window of Frigoriglobus tundricola DNA:
- a CDS encoding C-terminal binding protein, giving the protein MPRFRVVIADFIADEMRAERDILGDIADVEALNAFSEADLHGRIETAAAVMLYHNIAITRATVARLDACKLIVRCGVGYDNVDRVAARERGIPVANVPDYGTEEVADSAIGLTLALTRGINFLNGRLQRRAGDWSYMQVAPLVRLRGRVFGIIGLGSIGTAAALRAKALGMDVAFYDPPKADGFDKAIGVRRVEALDDLFRQSFVVSVHCPLTDETRHIVDARRIGLMADGSYLVNTARGATVEAAAIPAAIRSGKLAGAGIDVLPFEPPPEDHPLLVAWRDPADPCHDRVILNPHAAFYSEEGLLDMRVKGAQAVRRALLGEPLRNVVN; this is encoded by the coding sequence ATGCCCCGGTTCCGCGTCGTCATTGCTGACTTCATCGCCGACGAGATGCGCGCCGAGCGCGACATCCTGGGCGACATCGCCGACGTCGAGGCGCTCAACGCGTTCTCGGAGGCCGACTTGCACGGCCGGATCGAGACCGCGGCGGCGGTGATGCTGTACCACAACATCGCCATCACCCGGGCCACCGTCGCCCGGCTGGACGCGTGCAAGCTCATCGTGCGCTGCGGCGTCGGGTACGACAACGTGGACCGCGTGGCGGCCCGCGAGCGCGGCATCCCGGTCGCCAACGTCCCGGACTACGGCACCGAGGAGGTGGCCGACTCGGCCATCGGCCTGACGCTCGCGCTGACGCGCGGCATCAACTTCCTCAACGGCCGGCTCCAGCGCCGGGCCGGGGACTGGAGCTACATGCAGGTCGCGCCGCTCGTCCGGTTGCGCGGGCGGGTGTTCGGGATCATCGGGCTGGGCAGCATCGGCACGGCCGCGGCGCTGCGGGCGAAGGCGCTGGGCATGGACGTCGCGTTCTACGACCCGCCCAAGGCGGACGGGTTCGACAAGGCGATCGGCGTCCGCCGCGTCGAGGCGCTGGACGACCTGTTCCGGCAGTCGTTCGTGGTGAGCGTCCACTGCCCGCTCACGGACGAGACGCGGCACATCGTGGACGCGCGGCGCATCGGCCTGATGGCGGACGGCTCGTACCTCGTGAACACGGCCCGCGGGGCGACCGTGGAGGCGGCGGCGATCCCGGCCGCGATCCGGTCTGGGAAGCTGGCGGGGGCGGGCATCGACGTGCTCCCGTTCGAGCCGCCGCCGGAGGACCACCCGCTCCTGGTCGCGTGGCGGGACCCGGCCGACCCGTGCCACGACCGGGTGATCCTGAACCCGCACGCCGCGTTCTACTCGGAAGAGGGGCTGCTCGACATGCGGGTGAAGGGCGCCCAGGCGGTCCGCCGCGCGCTGCTCGGCGAGCCGCTGCGGAACGTCGTGAACTGA